Proteins from a genomic interval of Pseudomonas anuradhapurensis:
- the rmuC gene encoding DNA recombination protein RmuC, translating into MLEERLNAALLAQAGLQAQLEASRDEISDLSEANTVKQAQLAAQGRELELLQIDRDNARDAAHAWSLERANREAELRRLEAQTARLDAELREQQESHQQRLEDLQEARDTLRAQFADLATKIFDEREQRFAQTSQQHLGQLLDPLKERIQAFEKRVEESYQQEARERFSLGKELERLQQLNLRLSDEATNLTQALKGQKTQGNWGELILERVLEHAGLEKGREYQTQVSLKSSDGERFQPDVLIMLPGDKQVVVDAKVSLTAYQQFVASNDDAALKQHVQSLRSHVKGLSSKDYNRLEGLHSLDFVLLFVPIEAAFSAALQAEPNLFQEAFDRQIVIVSPTTLLATLRVIDSLWKQERQGQNAREIAERAGWLYDKFVLFIQDLDELGSRLQQVDKAYAAARNKLCEGRGNLVSRSEQLKMLGARASKSLPADLLERALSDEALPEEVLTEPGSDGD; encoded by the coding sequence TTGCTTGAAGAACGCCTCAATGCCGCTCTGTTGGCCCAGGCTGGCCTGCAGGCGCAGCTGGAGGCCAGCCGCGATGAGATCAGTGACCTCAGCGAAGCCAACACGGTCAAGCAGGCCCAGCTGGCCGCCCAAGGCCGTGAGCTGGAATTGCTCCAGATCGACCGTGACAACGCCCGTGATGCCGCCCACGCCTGGAGCCTTGAGCGCGCCAACCGCGAAGCCGAACTGCGCCGCCTGGAAGCCCAGACTGCGCGCCTGGACGCCGAATTGCGTGAACAGCAGGAAAGCCACCAGCAGCGTCTGGAAGACCTGCAGGAAGCCCGGGACACCTTGCGTGCGCAGTTCGCCGACCTGGCCACGAAAATCTTCGACGAGCGAGAGCAGCGTTTCGCCCAGACCAGCCAGCAGCACCTCGGCCAGTTGCTCGACCCGCTGAAGGAGCGCATCCAGGCGTTCGAAAAGCGTGTGGAGGAAAGCTACCAGCAGGAAGCCCGCGAACGCTTTTCGCTGGGCAAGGAACTGGAGCGCCTGCAGCAGCTCAACCTGCGCCTGTCCGACGAAGCCACCAACCTGACCCAGGCCCTGAAGGGGCAGAAGACCCAGGGCAACTGGGGTGAGCTGATCCTCGAGCGGGTGCTGGAGCATGCCGGCCTGGAAAAGGGCCGCGAATACCAGACCCAGGTCAGCCTGAAGAGCAGCGACGGCGAGCGTTTCCAGCCCGATGTGCTGATCATGCTGCCCGGCGACAAGCAAGTGGTGGTGGATGCAAAGGTCAGCCTCACTGCCTACCAGCAGTTCGTCGCCAGCAACGACGACGCTGCGCTGAAGCAGCATGTGCAGTCGCTGCGCAGCCACGTCAAAGGCCTGTCGAGCAAGGACTACAACCGCCTCGAAGGCCTGCACAGCCTGGATTTCGTGCTGCTGTTCGTGCCGATCGAGGCGGCTTTCTCGGCCGCCCTGCAGGCCGAGCCGAACCTGTTCCAGGAAGCCTTCGACCGGCAGATTGTGATCGTCAGCCCGACCACCTTGCTCGCTACCCTGCGGGTGATCGACAGCCTGTGGAAGCAGGAGCGCCAGGGCCAGAACGCCCGCGAGATCGCCGAGCGCGCCGGCTGGCTGTATGACAAGTTCGTGCTGTTCATCCAGGACCTGGATGAGCTGGGCAGCCGCCTGCAGCAGGTCGACAAGGCCTATGCCGCCGCGCGCAACAAACTGTGCGAAGGGCGCGGCAACCTGGTCAGCCGCAGCGAACAGCTGAAAATGCTCGGGGCGCGCGCCAGCAAGAGCCTGCCGGCCGATTTGCTGGAGCGGGCGCTGTCCGACGAAGCATTGCCCGAAGAAGTGCTTACTGAACCAGGCTCAGATGGCGATTGA